Within the Gossypium raimondii isolate GPD5lz chromosome 12, ASM2569854v1, whole genome shotgun sequence genome, the region tttattacTATACTAGATTTTAGGAATGAAcatacaataatatataaatattgagaatcaaatatgttattataccagataaaaataatcacatCATCATctcttaattatatttatatttaagggAAACAATTGggtgtagtttttttttttttaatggctAAAGGCAACTCTAATTCCAAAGGATAAAAAACCTTGGCCCAagttaaataatcataaaacTTCAGTGAAAGCAGAAAAggtgaaaggaaaaaaagggtGTAAACCACCGCGCCACTAGCCGGCAGTAGTAGACTGAAACCGAGGCAAAAGCAAACACTGGAAGGCAAAGCAAAACCTTGTGAGAGAAGAGAGGTGATGGATGGTACGGAGATAGAGAGACCCACATTACGGCTCACCAACATACCCCAAACCGCCGTTGCCAAAGATCTCTTAGACTTCTTCGAGTCCAAGCTCGGCCCTGATTCGGTCTTCGCCATTGAGATCTCTACCGACCGCAACAACTGGAAGTCTCGTGGTTTTGGCAGAGTGCAGTTCGCTGCTCCCCAAGCTAAGTCCGATGCCCTTCGTCTCTCCCGCCACGATCACCTCCTTTTCAAGTCCCATTCTCTTAAACTCTCTCGAACTTATGATGACATCATCCCCAGACCCATCAGGGCCGATCATAGGCTTGATGGTGGAGTCCTTCATGCGGGTTTTATGTCTAGTGATGATTGCTTGCGTGTCTTGGAGCGCTGGGAGGGTGTGAGAGGTTGGATAATGCCCGAGAGAAGGAGATTGGAATTTTGGGTATGGACCGATGGAGAGTGTTACAAGCTTGATTTTCTGTTTGATGATATTTTTGAGACTGTTGGCTGCTGCTTCGATGGCTCTGCATGCAATGCTCTTCTCTTGAGGGTATGCTTTTTTCATCATCGCTGCTAACCAATTATGTGTTTCCAGTCTATTACATGGTTGGTTATTTGCAATTTTGAGCACTAATTTCATGTTTACTGTCATTCTTTTAACGGGGATTTGTTATAAAGATTTCATAGCTAGAGAACTGAAACAACCGAGCTTATTCATGTTATGTGTACTTTCCAGTAAGCCTATGTTTGCAGTTTATTGAGCTTGTTAATATCATTTTGAACAAGAAAATTGCATTTATAGAAATATCATTAATGTTTTCACCATGGAGTTAATTGATTTCGTAATGCCATGGAAGGACTCGTATGCAATTATTTTAGATGTAATATACTGCTGGGGTACATATGTTGAAAACTATTAATTGTGTTAATTGTGTGGAATGGTTTTTGGATAACTATTGTTTCCAGGTTAGGTATGCTCCAAGGATATATCAGAAAGTATCTGGGCCGAATGTGGCTTCAAAATTCAGTACGGATCGGTATCATATATGCAAGGAGAAGTTTGACTTCCTTTGGGTTCGAACAACAGATTTTTCAAGGATAAAATCGATTGGGCAATCGACTTCGTTTTATTGGGAATTTAATGCAGGATTTTCAATCTCGGATATGTCTACATATCTCCCGTGTTATAGAGAAGACATCCAATCTCCATCTTTAGAGGCCAGAAGAGAATTCTCATCTCCATCAGAAATTGTTCCGCTTGTAAAGTTCCCATCAGATTCCAAGTTAGCATATGAGATCCTTTTTCAGCTCAATGCCCTTGTTCATACTCAAAAAATTAGCATTGCTGCAGTGGACACTGATCTGATTGGTATCCTCAGTGGTTTGCCTGTCGAAACTGCTGTAATGATTCTGCAGAAGCTTCGCCTGCTGCAGTCCCCTTGCTATAATCCCGTTTCATTTGTGAAAGCAAAATTACCTACAGGAAAAAACTACCGAATTCCTTTATCTGTTTCTGAAAGGTTAAAAAATCACAATGTCATGAGCTGTCGTAGAGCCCTAATTACGCCTACAAAGATTTATTGCTTGGGTCCCGAGCTTGAAACAGCTAATTATGTGGTAAAGAACTTTGCAGAATATGCTTCATATTTTATGAGAGTCACTTTTGTTGAAGAAGATTGGAGTAAGCTTTCTGCAAATGCCATTTCTACTGGTGTGCATCTGGGTGTTTTTTCTAGacctttcaaaacaaaaatatatgacAGGATATTGTATGTTCTTCAGAATGGAATTGTTATCGGAGATAAGCGATTCGAGTTTCTGGCATTTTCTGCTAGTCAGCTTCGATCGAATTCTGTCTGGATGTTTGCGTCTAATGATGAGGTTAAAGCAGAAGATATTAGAGAATGGATGGGATGCTTCAAGAAGATACGTAGCATATCTAAGTGTGCTTCAAGAATGGGTCAATTGTTTAGTTCCTCGATGCCGACTCTTGTTGTCCCTGTGCAGGATGTGGAGATTATTGATGATATTGAAGTTAAAACTGATGGCATTAATTATTGCTTCTCTGATGGTATAGGGAAAATTTCTCTGCCTTTTGCTAGACAAGTTGCTGAGAAGTGTGGATTGAATCACATTCCATCAGCATTTCAAATAAGATATGGTGGTTACAAAGGTGTCGTTGCTGTTGACCGTAACTCCTTTTGGAAGATGTCTCTGCGTGATAGCATGCTAAAGTTTGAATCTAAAGTCAGGATGCTTAATGTCACCAAATGGAGTGAATCCATGCCTTGCTTTTTGAATCGAGAAATTGTTACTCTCTTCTCCACCTTGGGCATCAAGGATGAAGTTTTTGAGAGAATGCAAGAGGAACAACTGTGTCTGCTTGGCAAAATGCTAACAAATAGAGAAGCAGCTTTGGATACCTTACAAAGTTTAGGTGGAGTTAATTCCAAGAACATTCTGGTTGAAATGCTTCAGTTTTATGAGCCAAATGTCCAACCTTACCTCTCAATGATGCTTCAAGCACATTATGAGAATCTACTGTCTGATCTAAAAAGCAGGTGCCGTATATTTGTTCCAAAGGGACGGATCTTAATTGGTTGTTTGGACGAAACTGGTACACTGAATTATGATCAAGTTTATCTCtgcataaaaatgaaaaaagcaGAACTAGAATGTGCAGACCAAAGTTACTTCCGTAAGGTGGATGAGGAAACAGCTATAGTTATAGGAAAGGTGGTTGTCACAAAAAATCCTTGCCTTCACCCCGGGGATGTCAGAGTCCTTGAGGCTGTTTATGAACCCCAACTAGAAGAGAAGGGTTTGGTGGATTGCCTTGTTTTCCCCCAGAAAGGTGAAAGGTATTATGGTTCACAGTTTAATTTAACTCTTGTTTTCGTATTCTTCATGGAAAACTCAATATACTCTGCTCTCCTATATGAAATAGTTGCTACCACGTGTTTGTTCCTATCATTTTCTGATCTTGAGGTCACTTATAAGATTGTGTTTGTCTTACTATTCCTGGATAACATTGTGTCTGATGCCATTTATGGCAACAAGAGGTGGTTACTGTTAGTTATTTTTGGATCTTAAATAGATTGGTGTGGCTAACGCCTACAATTTGATCTTGTAGGCCGCATCCAAATGAATGCTCGGGTGGTGATCTTGATGGGGACCAGTTTTTCATTAGCTGGGACAAAGATCTCATCCCATGTCAAACTGAGCCGCCAATGGACTACACTGGACGAAGACCTCGGATAATGGATCATGAGGTGACCTTGGAGGTAGTTTGAAACTGAGCTGGAATTTCTGATGTGATGAAACTTGGAAAGATTTGTATttagttagatttttttttcatccttATCCTTTGGTGAAATTTTTGCAGGAAATTCAGAAGTTTTTTGTTGACTACATGATCAACGATACTTTGGGTGCCATTTCTACTGCACATCTAGTGCATGCTGATCGTGAACCAGACAAAGCGTGCAGTGAAAACTGTCTAGCATTGGCTACTCTTCACTCTATGGCTGTTGATTTTGCCAAGACAGGCGCACCGGCTGAGATGCCTCGTGCTCTGAAACCAAGGGAGTTTCCGGACTTCATGCAAAGGGGAAACAAACCCATGTATACTTCCTCTGGTGTACTAGGAAAACTGTACCGTGCTACAATCAACTCCACAGTGCAAACAAGGTCAAAGTTTGTTTGGACAAAAGAGATGGCCGAGTTAGTTTATGATCATGACCTGGAAGTAAATGGCTTTGAGTCGCTGATATCAGTTGCAGAGACCCATAAAGAGATGTATGAAGAGAGAATGAGCTTATTGATGAGTTATTATGATGTAGAGTATGAGGACGAGATCCTGACAGGTAACATATACAACAAAGCACAGTTTTTGCTGCGAGACAACCGGAGATATGGAGAAATGAAGGAACGAATCGTGTTGTCTGTCAAGGACCTACAGAGAGAAGCTAAAGAATGGTTTAAGAGTAGCTGCAGCAAGGCTGATGAGCATCAAAAACTTGCCTCAGCATGGTATTATGTGACTTACCACCCGAATTACTTCCAGGAAAGGATGAATTCCTTGAGCTTTCCATGGATTGTTGGAGACATTTTACTGAGGGTTAAATCTCGGAATAAGTTTTTGAATAGCCGAGAAATTCAGAGAAACCGACCGAAATTCGATAATGTCTACATTAAGTCCCCAAGAAGGCATACTTCAGGTGATGAATCATCCATGGAATgaccaaatttaataatattctcCTGTGAATGTAAACTGCTGTCTCGctaatttgaaatgatttgaaaGGATATGGGTAGGGAAAATCaaggtatttaaaatttaagaactacaattttatttttatttttatttaatatataattaaaataaatctaaaaatttaaaataaaaattaatatgaaaaaattataatgaatgGTTCAAGATTGtggtaaaattttcatcttGGCTTCTTGTTTTGGAACTCtagatgataatttttttgagaaaatacaaattaacatttaaatttaaaaaaatgtagtATTGTATtcagttataataaattaaaaatgataaattaagtaGGCATGGAAGAAAATTCATCTTGTATTTATTGTTACCACAAAGTAAAAGTTGTGTAGACGTTAGGCGGGATCATTTGGATATAATATTAAATCTCTGCGTCACGTCCGTCATGAATCTCCTTGAATGCTAGAAATGAAAACTGACAAATCAATATCCTAATACGTATTCTGTATTCTCTGGGATCAGCTCTTGCTTGGTATTGGGGCCTCAAAACCAAGGAAAATGCTTGAGTTGAGATGATAAATTGTCCAAAAACAACGACAAACAAAGAGAGCTATATATTTGAATACCAGCAACAACCCCACCTCTACATCAACTAGAACCCGACCATAAAGAGCTGAGCCTCGATGCAAGTTTCGCACTCTTGTAGTCTTCTCTAAGCTGAATAAACCTGAATTTCAAGCCAAACCCAATGTCATAACACATAAAAGTCTCGAATGTAATTTGCAAAGATGAATATCAATAGCATGAGCAATACCTTTGTGCATCTTTCCGGATACTAGGTGTGCCCTCAAACAAACTAGACAGACTTTCAGGAGCAACGATAAAAACATTCGCCAAGCTGGAGACAAAACAGTTTACCAATGAAATACAGGTTTAAATGTCAAAAACGGTGGTCCAAActtttttgaattcaaaattacTTACATTCCAAGGAGTTCAAATTTCTCATCAACAGAAGGAGCATTAAAACTACGCACAAATTCTCCATACTCTGTTATGTCACGCTTCAGTCTTAGTCCTCCACTGCAAATTAGTAGGTACATTAATGATTCAAAAGTCACATGCAAACGAAGCACACAAGAGGTCCTCACTGTTAAACAAAGTAGAAACATTAGAGCAAGGTCAAATACCTCGGATTAAAAGTAAACTTCTGCCAATGATTAAGTAGTCCTTTGTACAAGCGATTTCCCTGAAAGATATAGGATTCACagtttaacttttcaaaatgtAGTATATTCATTAGTCAAAACAGAAACAGGAAAACTGATGATagacaagaaaaagaaacttaataCCACATACCACAAAACAAAAATACAGAAAATAATCAAGGGAAATTTTACAAGTGCATGCATATCTTTGCCTATAGCATGCAAACTAATCTTGCTTGTACACAAAAATTCAGCACACTCGAAGTCGTGAAATTATGCACAATATAATCAAGGGAATATTAAATGAAAGCATCATACCAGTTCAGTCAGGAATGCTTGTTTGTTAAGACCCTCTAGTGCAGTGAACGCAGCCTCCAGAACCCGAGAAAGATAAGCAACAACTctaaacatggaaaagaagacaagaaaatgaaataaaccaatttgtttTTCATAGCTGCAGAACTAAAGAAAATAGCTACCGTAAACTGGAAAAATGGAGTTTTAATTAACAAGCAGAcaacaaaaaagtaaaacataaccAAGCAAAAAATACTATAGGAAATGGAGTTTCTAATGTTTCCAAATCAATCAGCTTCTCATCCATGGAGTAAGACCCCACAAAAGTTGACTAAAAGGACAAACCTTGTGCAGGCATTTGTAGGACGATGATCCGGAGCCATTCCATCATCAGGTGAGCGGTAATCCGTTGCCTTTTGCTCAGCTGATAATAATCGTTCAACCTACAAAGGATTTTCAACAAGATAGCTGATAATTAAGAAAACTGAAGAGAGCAAAATAACAGGAAAAATCTATAAGCTTGGTGAGAAATAAGAGTTAAAAAATAGGCACCATGTAGTGGGTGAAAAGAAGATTCAATGAAAACAAGAAGTAGCCGACACATCAATCAGACACTGGTATGGAAGTCCCACCCTCCAAATAtaaggaaaacttaaaaaaattgagcACACCCGACATTACCGTATCTGACAACCTCCCCAATAGAGTTGTCCAGAAAAATCTAAATGGAAGACTGGAAGTTAGTAACTGACCTCAGCCATCACAGTTTCAATGCATTGCTGAAGCCCTTTATAAGCAGCACCCTCTGCACTAGACATTGCTGTGGCCATTTCTTCACAAGAAGCAGCATGAGCACCATCAACAGGCAATAAGAGCCGAGATATAGAATTTGCAAAGTACTACAAATAAAAGGTAAGATAGGttcaaatattcataatactATAATATTCTTTCATAGTTAACTTCAGAAACAACCAAGAAATGCAACATACTTGCTGAACTATGGCCACGCTACTGCCACAACGCTGTACAGCAACCATAAAAGATCTGAAACTGCTCTCACCAGCAGCTGCTGCAGCTTCTGCCTGCACATCAGGTCATTAAccttatttccatttttttgggttaaattgaactCAAAATTCATGAATTATGTCATAATCAGGTTTTTACCGCAGAAGCAGCTGCAGCAGCCACCCTTCTACTAAGATTTGTACCTAGCACAAACCTTTCCCTCATGGTTGCAGCCTCAGTCAAGCTATCTCTAGCCCGTTCCAGTCCATCAGTAATATATTGGCTGACctaaaaaaatgagttaaattaaGTACCTAGACAAAAATCCAGACGACCAACATGTTTAAAACCAACTTACTTGGTCAAGTAGGCAAGTGAACACTGCTTTTACATTGGCTGCAAGTGTTGCAGGCTGTCAAAGACATTGTAATTCAGTTAATAATTGATCTCATTTATGTCATAATATCTGGTTCTTTTGGTCACCCACCCTTTTCTCTTTTTACCACACTAGCATTCTGTTGCATAATGCatgcttaattttaatatatccTATCATGTCACATTagctatattttatttatcacaGTCATGGTGGCGGATAAGGCCTCTGAATTGCAAGAATTAAGAGTTTTTCAATCAACGTATTACATCAGCAAGCACATTAAGAAACCCACTGGAAGGTTAAGGTTTAGACAAAACTTTAAGGACAACAACAATTAATAGTTAATACATAATAGAAACATTCAAAAGCATCgtctttttttccttaaaacccttttttttggGTGCTAACTGCTAAGCCAAATCTTATATGCAGTGTCTCTCTTGAGCTGCAAATACTACACAATTAACAGAGCATACCTCTGATTGGTGGATAAATTATTACCTGAGACGAAAATAAAGTGCATCTGGTTAATGCTTCTTCATTCCACCGTACAAACTCTGTCACAACTGCAACAGATATTTGCTGATGCGAAGAAGCCACTGAAGCCCCTTTAGAGCGCCCTATAGTTCCAGTTGAATCAGAAACATTCTGGTTTTCAGCACGCAGTTCATCCAACTGCACCAGATCACAGATGTTACAAGCTGCAAGAATGAAGCAAATCAAGCATTCGAACTTTACGGAACAAGCATGGCAAATTCACAAACCTTTGCTTGATACAGTTGTCCGAGAGATGCTTGTTCATGTTCAGGATATTCATCCATGTGAGATGAAAATAGAGACTCTGTGAGACCTGTAACAACAAGCAATTTCGTCATTACGGtgataaaacatgaaaaaattatataagagCAATTGACTTTCTACTAAAATcttattgttaaattaatatatgtcaATGGTCATACCTTTTGATAAGGTTagtaaaacaattatatattcaGATAAAAGAATTACATATGAAAGAATCAAATCCAAAACAACCTTTGTGAGTTTGGACAACCTCACAAAATATCAAGAATATAATGTTACATCATATCTCTAAATTGAAACCCCATATTGtacatttgattaaattttctaattcatCCGACACAACCATCATCCATcactttagtttattttttatttaatcccaTCAACAGTTCTAAATGACCTTGTTCAACCATATAGTAGCTAcccaataattatatttgattccaataggtatttaaaattataaaaggaatATGCACTACAAGGAGATTTGCAAAGAAGCTACTGTCATATGGTTACCTTCAACATCCAAATCACCACATCCAACGGCTCGTAGCTCTCTAGCAAGTTCCTGGGTCTTCTCATATGCCACAGCTAGCATTCTCAAATACTGAAAGCCTCAAGTGGAATGTGTAAAGTTAAAGTTTGTTACTTTAAATTATGGATGCATTTTCTGGAGGTTTACTCACCAATAAAAGTCCGCCTTCCTCCATGGGAGGAGGATTCACAAGAGATGGCTTCACTAATAATTTGTCTAAAAGAGCAGTAACTCTCTGCTCCAAAACTCGCTGCATATGGCATAAGAAACCAAATATAACTAGAAAACAGGTAGACATAATGGGATTGcatatgaattgattaaattcaataaaaagggAACATGAAGGACTGATTCTTCAAGGAACCTGAACTAAAATTGACATAACATCATTAGGAGACGGGAATACTGCCATAATTGTTGCTGCTTCTTTGCGCACAGTATCTGCAAGACAAACAGCAAACACATGACATGTCTATTGGTGAACTAAAACCCTTGACTTAAGGATCAATACACAACAACTCTCTCAACCTGTGATTTCTTTGTATAATGAAGAAAGCCCACGAGCAACATTGCTAGGACTAGCTTGAGAACCCTGGTCGCCAAGAACTAGTCTGGTGTCTGAATTCATGATTTCTACATCAATGAACATTGGACGGGTTGCCACATAATGTTGCATGGCACTGCTGCCCCTGTTAAACTGCAATTATGGAAGAGAAATATTCAAAATTGGTTAACAAGATTCCTGCTCTAATAGAGGAAATTAATACTTGAATTCAATTTTATGGAGGATAAACAACTacatatacaattaattattaCCTGAGATAAAATTTTAGCACATTCAGACATGGTAGACAACTCCCTTCTCTGTGATGCAGCATCAAACCGAGATAACAATCTGTTCTCCAATTCTACAGAGGGTTCGGAGAAGATAAAGTCAGAGAGAGACTCGATAGACTTGTCCTTCCAATAAGGGAGACCATTTATAAGACGGAATTTTGTGGATTCCCCCTTTCACGATTTAATTCTAAAGCTTCTACAAATTCTTGAGATAACAAAATCAACTTacaaaatttacataataatccacTAAAACTCACTCATTTATCATTCTCATTTATTGAACAGGTTTCATGTTAGGCAAGTATAACAAAATAGTTAACATACCATTGCAGTACTCCTGAAGATTAGCAACAGCAACTTCCAATCCTCTGCTGGCAGTTGCACTTCCCACAACTGACGGTACAGCTCTGGCAATATCCTCCTCAGCAAATGAtcctaaaattaacaaaatgacATGAAAGGTAAAAACTATTCATAAAGCATAAATAGATATATAAGTTTTCCAGTTACGGAAATAAGTTCCTATAGTCAAATATGTTACATTTTGCCAGTTACAGTTTAGAATGGTCATATCAGATACATTGTATCACATTCAGTCAGTCAGTTTTCATGTACAGATATGGTAACTCAAAGAACTCAAGAATAATGTGCAGTAACTAAAGCTTTTGGAAAAGTGATGTCATCTTACGCAATTTCTGTGCAATTGAAGCAGCCTCAGCAACACGGCTGTCATCAGAAAATAGAGGTGAGAGTTCCATTAGATCGCCCGGACTGCTGTTAAACTCCATCAAGTACTGCAAGGTATTAAATTGTCAAAGCGTTAAAGCAACTTAAGCAACAGATAGCAGATAAAACACACCAACTCAAAGTACCTTTACAAGCTCTATGGTCTGACTAGCAGTTTCACGCTGAGCATCTGCACTCTGACAAGAAAGTACCAAATAAATGCATTCAGGGAATGCCATAAATAACTTCAATTTTTAGCAATAAGATCCATCACATGATGACAACCAACTAGGGTCAGACAAAACTGGTTAGTGCAGCCAATACAATGGATCAGATTTTGCTCGTTTGAGCTTTGAAGGCTCTGATTACCATAAAGAAAACTGTGAATAAGGAAAATGAAGCATGCTTTTCATTGATTGAATTTAGAGTATTTATAGAGCAAAATTCAGCAAACAAGAATTCAAAATAAGAGTTTAAAAtgaaccaaaacaaaataaaagataataatcaAATCACAAAATATCCaaacaaaagaatttaaaaaattttactaagtCATTTACTGTCAATTCTTACCTGCAAATGATCTCCTATTTTCGCAGCAGTCTGCCCAACACTTGAAATACGTGAATCCAGTCTCGCAAAGCTGTCGAACAATCCATCTACTCCTTTTTCCAGCTGGAGAAAAATAAGAAGTAAAACTAATCAGTTTATGACCCAATGGAAACtcatattttttgaaattcaCTTTCACCTAAAAACTTGTAATTAGAAAAATCCAAAACTTTTTATCAGATTTTTGACATAATGGCATAGTTCCATGTTGTTGCTGTTCAAGTCAACGCAGggtgcttttattttttatttttttatttaaaaaaagaccttttatctcaatattcactattttgttttcttaaagtCCTTACAAGCAAAAATCAGTGAAACTATAGGACTTCATCTTtccttttttagttttattatatagaaaTATCCAAAAGACAAATACTTTCTCTAAAATAATGTTAGgcatgaaagaaataattacTTCTTTCTTGTAATAACATTTCCACATGAAAGCTTCAAAAGAAAAGGTGTGAAGGAATTCTGCTGACAAACCTCAGTTAGTGTCTTCCGGTGCTTAGCATCTTGAGTAGAAACCTCTTTCTTGAGATTGTAGAGTTTTCCATCAACCTTCATCCcatatcaagaaaataaaaacattaatatgaATCCTACAGCTTTTTCCAAACCCAACACCAACTATTATAGAATAGACCTGCTTTCGAAGATCAATCAACTCTTTACAAGAATCCTTGAACAGTGATAGCAAAGCATCTACTTCTGG harbors:
- the LOC105765743 gene encoding RNA-dependent RNA polymerase 2; the encoded protein is MDGTEIERPTLRLTNIPQTAVAKDLLDFFESKLGPDSVFAIEISTDRNNWKSRGFGRVQFAAPQAKSDALRLSRHDHLLFKSHSLKLSRTYDDIIPRPIRADHRLDGGVLHAGFMSSDDCLRVLERWEGVRGWIMPERRRLEFWVWTDGECYKLDFLFDDIFETVGCCFDGSACNALLLRVRYAPRIYQKVSGPNVASKFSTDRYHICKEKFDFLWVRTTDFSRIKSIGQSTSFYWEFNAGFSISDMSTYLPCYREDIQSPSLEARREFSSPSEIVPLVKFPSDSKLAYEILFQLNALVHTQKISIAAVDTDLIGILSGLPVETAVMILQKLRLLQSPCYNPVSFVKAKLPTGKNYRIPLSVSERLKNHNVMSCRRALITPTKIYCLGPELETANYVVKNFAEYASYFMRVTFVEEDWSKLSANAISTGVHLGVFSRPFKTKIYDRILYVLQNGIVIGDKRFEFLAFSASQLRSNSVWMFASNDEVKAEDIREWMGCFKKIRSISKCASRMGQLFSSSMPTLVVPVQDVEIIDDIEVKTDGINYCFSDGIGKISLPFARQVAEKCGLNHIPSAFQIRYGGYKGVVAVDRNSFWKMSLRDSMLKFESKVRMLNVTKWSESMPCFLNREIVTLFSTLGIKDEVFERMQEEQLCLLGKMLTNREAALDTLQSLGGVNSKNILVEMLQFYEPNVQPYLSMMLQAHYENLLSDLKSRCRIFVPKGRILIGCLDETGTLNYDQVYLCIKMKKAELECADQSYFRKVDEETAIVIGKVVVTKNPCLHPGDVRVLEAVYEPQLEEKGLVDCLVFPQKGERPHPNECSGGDLDGDQFFISWDKDLIPCQTEPPMDYTGRRPRIMDHEVTLEEIQKFFVDYMINDTLGAISTAHLVHADREPDKACSENCLALATLHSMAVDFAKTGAPAEMPRALKPREFPDFMQRGNKPMYTSSGVLGKLYRATINSTVQTRSKFVWTKEMAELVYDHDLEVNGFESLISVAETHKEMYEERMSLLMSYYDVEYEDEILTGNIYNKAQFLLRDNRRYGEMKERIVLSVKDLQREAKEWFKSSCSKADEHQKLASAWYYVTYHPNYFQERMNSLSFPWIVGDILLRVKSRNKFLNSREIQRNRPKFDNVYIKSPRRHTSGDESSME
- the LOC105765744 gene encoding exocyst complex component SEC10b; the encoded protein is MPERSKSSSVSNLPLILDIDDFKGDFSFDALFGNLVNELLPSFQEEEADTAGGHGLGGTEALPNGHARASSDAAKFAQGDSIPLFPEVDALLSLFKDSCKELIDLRKQVDGKLYNLKKEVSTQDAKHRKTLTELEKGVDGLFDSFARLDSRISSVGQTAAKIGDHLQSADAQRETASQTIELVKYLMEFNSSPGDLMELSPLFSDDSRVAEAASIAQKLRSFAEEDIARAVPSVVGSATASRGLEVAVANLQEYCNELENRLLSRFDAASQRRELSTMSECAKILSQFNRGSSAMQHYVATRPMFIDVEIMNSDTRLVLGDQGSQASPSNVARGLSSLYKEITDTVRKEAATIMAVFPSPNDVMSILVQRVLEQRVTALLDKLLVKPSLVNPPPMEEGGLLLYLRMLAVAYEKTQELARELRAVGCGDLDVEGLTESLFSSHMDEYPEHEQASLGQLYQAKLDELRAENQNVSDSTGTIGRSKGASVASSHQQISVAVVTEFVRWNEEALTRCTLFSSQPATLAANVKAVFTCLLDQVSQYITDGLERARDSLTEAATMRERFVLGTNLSRRVAAAAASAAEAAAAAGESSFRSFMVAVQRCGSSVAIVQQYFANSISRLLLPVDGAHAASCEEMATAMSSAEGAAYKGLQQCIETVMAEVERLLSAEQKATDYRSPDDGMAPDHRPTNACTRVVAYLSRVLEAAFTALEGLNKQAFLTELGNRLYKGLLNHWQKFTFNPSGGLRLKRDITEYGEFVRSFNAPSVDEKFELLGILANVFIVAPESLSSLFEGTPSIRKDAQRFIQLREDYKSAKLASRLSSLWSGSS